In Sphingobacterium sp. PCS056, the following proteins share a genomic window:
- a CDS encoding alpha/beta hydrolase: protein MSNSHIYILSGLGVDRRVFSKITFEGINIEYLDWMSPLPSESMVSYAQRLSLKITVKNPILIGLSFGGMMAMEIAKIIKVKKIILLASAKCNKEIPVLYRIIGALKLNNIIPNNLLKKHTMVMNYFFGITYEEDKLMLKQILRDTDPQFLAWAVDKILNWKNKIISADLIHIHGSKDRIIPINNIKTSYVIDHAGHFMTITHAKEVELLLRKLLIETCRH, encoded by the coding sequence ATGAGCAACAGTCATATTTATATACTAAGCGGATTGGGCGTAGATCGAAGAGTATTTTCAAAAATAACCTTTGAAGGTATAAATATAGAATACTTAGATTGGATGTCTCCGCTTCCGAGTGAGTCAATGGTATCATATGCTCAAAGGTTATCATTAAAAATAACAGTCAAAAATCCCATCCTAATCGGGCTATCTTTTGGAGGCATGATGGCAATGGAAATAGCAAAGATAATTAAAGTAAAAAAAATAATACTGCTAGCCTCCGCAAAGTGCAATAAGGAAATACCCGTACTTTACAGAATCATAGGAGCGCTAAAACTCAATAATATTATTCCTAATAATTTACTCAAAAAACATACTATGGTGATGAATTATTTCTTTGGCATAACTTACGAAGAAGACAAATTGATGCTCAAACAGATTTTACGTGATACTGACCCACAATTCTTAGCATGGGCAGTCGATAAAATATTAAACTGGAAAAATAAAATCATTTCAGCTGATCTCATTCATATCCATGGGAGTAAAGATCGTATAATCCCCATTAATAATATCAAGACATCTTATGTAATCGATCATGCTGGTCATTTTATGACCATTACCCATGCTAAAGAGGTCGAGCTTTTATTAAGAAAACTTTTAATTGAAACGTGTAGACATTAA
- a CDS encoding 3-oxoacyl-ACP synthase III family protein, producing the protein MNSKIIGAGNYIPLHTVINKFFDESTFFDENGVPLKQSNAIITQKLKEITGIEERRYAETDQVASDLGFLAAQKAIEDAQIDPETLDYIIFAHNYGDVVHGSIQSDMVPSLASRVKHLLKVKNNFCVAYDLLFGCPGWIEGVIQANAFIQAGIAKRCLVIGAETLSRVIDPHDRDSMIYADGAGAVILDANQDDSGLLSHLSASFTLNESDYLYFGKSYFHQDSNTKYLKMKGRKIYEFALTNVSQAMKTCFDNSGYSIKELSKIIIHQANEKMDEAIVSRFYQLYDLPKPPNVMPMIIQKLGNNSVATIPTLLAMILHGEIPEHSINKGDITLFASVGAGMNINAFVYKF; encoded by the coding sequence ATGAATAGCAAAATTATAGGCGCTGGAAATTATATTCCTTTACATACCGTTATAAATAAATTTTTTGACGAGTCTACTTTCTTTGACGAAAACGGAGTACCATTAAAACAGTCAAATGCAATTATAACCCAAAAATTAAAGGAAATAACTGGAATTGAAGAAAGGCGTTATGCAGAAACTGACCAAGTGGCATCTGACCTTGGTTTTCTTGCTGCACAGAAAGCAATCGAAGATGCTCAGATCGATCCCGAAACCCTAGATTATATCATCTTTGCTCATAATTATGGAGATGTTGTGCATGGATCTATACAGTCCGACATGGTTCCAAGTTTAGCCTCTCGTGTTAAACACCTTTTAAAGGTTAAAAATAACTTTTGTGTTGCGTACGATTTATTATTCGGTTGTCCGGGGTGGATTGAAGGCGTCATCCAGGCCAATGCATTTATTCAAGCAGGTATTGCTAAAAGATGTCTGGTTATCGGAGCAGAAACATTATCTAGAGTAATAGATCCTCACGATAGAGACAGCATGATTTATGCAGATGGTGCTGGTGCAGTAATCCTAGATGCTAATCAAGATGATTCTGGACTTCTATCTCATCTATCGGCTTCTTTCACCCTTAATGAAAGCGATTATTTATATTTCGGCAAGTCTTACTTCCATCAGGATTCAAATACCAAGTATTTAAAAATGAAAGGACGTAAAATATATGAATTTGCGCTAACAAATGTATCTCAGGCTATGAAAACGTGTTTTGACAATAGCGGTTACTCCATAAAAGAACTTTCTAAGATCATCATTCATCAAGCTAATGAGAAAATGGACGAAGCGATCGTAAGCAGGTTCTATCAACTATACGATCTCCCGAAGCCGCCAAATGTTATGCCTATGATCATTCAGAAATTGGGCAATAATAGTGTTGCAACCATACCTACATTATTAGCAATGATTCTACACGGAGAAATACCCGAGCATTCGATCAATAAAGGAGATATTACGCTATTCGCCTCTGTTGGAGCAGGCATGAATATCAACGCGTTTGTCTACAAATTTTAA
- a CDS encoding sulfatase, with protein sequence MKLSFIVILALALTTGRHAYGQKRPNVLIIISDDHAYQTIGAYGSKYGKTPQIDRIANEGAIFKNAFVNNSICGPSRATLLTGKYSHKNGFKDNETSEFDFSQDLFVKQFQQVGYNTAWVGKIHLGDKLQGFNYYDILVDQGTYFNPDFISKQGRKQSEGYVSDIVTDKALNWLDTINQEQPFCLVIGHKATHRTWMPDPADFGTYDSVDFKLPETFYDDYESRKPAKLQEMSIDKDMRMGYDLKMFESVEAMMQDGNFKRMTPAQQEKYINYYRPIYEELKQSKLTGKALAEWKFKRYMTDYLNTAQSMDRNIGKVLDYIDSKQLKENTVVIYLSDQGFYMGEHGWFDKRWMYEESFRTPMVMRYPALIKPHTEINAKVVNADIAPTLLELASVKKPKDIQGKSFVHVLKKPNKEHRKDLFYHYFENGEHAVSPHFGVRDDRYKLIRYYKRLETWELFDLQKDPQELHNVYLDPGYGAVVKMMKKKLVKQMRLFDDKEAEEIYKKNID encoded by the coding sequence ATGAAATTAAGTTTTATTGTAATTCTAGCGCTTGCTTTGACTACAGGAAGACATGCTTACGGACAAAAAAGACCTAATGTCTTGATCATCATTTCCGATGACCATGCCTATCAAACCATAGGAGCATATGGTTCAAAATACGGAAAAACACCCCAGATAGATCGTATCGCCAATGAGGGGGCTATTTTTAAAAATGCTTTTGTCAACAATTCAATATGTGGCCCCAGTAGGGCCACTTTATTGACAGGAAAGTACAGCCACAAAAATGGTTTTAAGGATAACGAGACTTCCGAATTCGATTTCAGTCAAGATTTATTTGTCAAACAGTTCCAGCAGGTCGGTTACAATACCGCCTGGGTCGGTAAAATCCATTTGGGGGATAAATTACAAGGATTCAATTATTATGACATCTTGGTTGATCAAGGCACCTATTTCAATCCAGATTTTATCAGTAAACAAGGACGTAAACAAAGTGAAGGATATGTTTCAGATATCGTGACCGACAAAGCTTTAAATTGGCTCGATACCATAAATCAAGAACAACCTTTTTGCTTGGTTATCGGTCATAAAGCGACCCATCGTACCTGGATGCCCGATCCTGCAGATTTTGGCACTTATGACAGCGTTGATTTTAAATTACCGGAAACCTTTTACGACGACTACGAAAGCCGTAAACCAGCCAAGCTTCAGGAGATGTCTATTGATAAGGATATGCGCATGGGCTACGATCTAAAGATGTTCGAATCTGTTGAAGCGATGATGCAGGATGGTAATTTTAAACGCATGACACCAGCACAGCAAGAAAAATACATCAATTATTACAGACCGATCTATGAAGAACTTAAGCAATCCAAGTTGACGGGAAAAGCTTTAGCAGAGTGGAAATTTAAGCGCTATATGACCGATTACCTCAATACTGCACAATCCATGGACAGGAACATCGGAAAAGTATTGGACTATATAGACAGTAAGCAACTCAAGGAAAATACAGTCGTCATCTATCTGTCCGATCAAGGTTTTTATATGGGCGAACATGGTTGGTTTGATAAACGTTGGATGTATGAAGAATCCTTCCGTACACCGATGGTCATGCGCTATCCAGCATTGATAAAACCCCATACTGAAATTAATGCCAAAGTGGTCAATGCCGATATTGCACCGACTCTACTTGAACTTGCATCGGTCAAAAAGCCGAAGGATATCCAAGGTAAATCTTTTGTACATGTGCTCAAAAAACCTAACAAAGAACATAGGAAAGATCTTTTCTATCATTATTTTGAAAATGGGGAGCACGCAGTAAGTCCACATTTTGGAGTGCGTGATGACCGATACAAATTGATCAGATATTACAAACGTCTAGAAACCTGGGAATTATTTGATTTACAAAAAGATCCTCAAGAACTTCATAATGTATATCTTGATCCTGGATATGGCGCTGTGGTCAAGATGATGAAAAAAAAGTTAGTAAAACAAATGCGTCTTTTTGATGATAAAGAAGCAGAAGAAATCTATAAGAAAAATATAGATTAG
- a CDS encoding RagB/SusD family nutrient uptake outer membrane protein, protein MKLYNLYLCLLAAIITIFSACNSNFLDREPLDQLSTTGSLSSTNELKLYVNQFYQTLPGHPNFTGGIGPAFDDARTDNMIFTSVDPRLSGQLTVANADTIPEYYKIRAINFFLQKSNNAKGNQTEINKYVGEAYFFRAWYYFELVKKYGDVTWVNQLLSSEDESTLLARDSRIMIVDSILNDLNRSIDLLPTASTNASMRVHRDVALALKSRVGLYEGTWQRYHKLKGTPFASTEATEDKIKSYLTQARDAAKTIIDGNRWKIYTTGKFNDDYRNMFNTANLSTNNEVLLYRRYNPSENVGHGVSKYLSTGGGDIGLTQSLVSDYLTADGKPFVGTLQTEVQKTYSQDLRPTVRDPRLAQTAVVPQAPLRPDAVAANFPPINQSGFNRSTTGYPMYKYVEYNSLPAVSDDGMSAAPVIYFRYAEVLLNYAEAIAELKEDPSKIIDAIRPLRARVNMPDMDFDREYNTSVNYPFAQLDKYIQAVRRERRVELVAEGQRLQDIFRWAAADQLIVGKRPLGILFTGSNIAQENSSAGFYKDNLLYYDTAPTGKNVNFFLSGNPGDATRYMDPYKAVLPSGYRFRVDRDYLLPIQQRMIELTNGKWKQNPNW, encoded by the coding sequence ATGAAACTATATAATCTATATTTATGCCTACTTGCAGCAATTATTACGATATTTTCAGCATGCAACAGTAATTTTCTGGATCGGGAACCATTGGATCAGCTATCCACAACAGGGAGTTTATCTTCGACCAATGAGCTTAAATTGTATGTCAATCAATTCTATCAAACTTTACCCGGTCATCCGAATTTTACCGGTGGTATTGGGCCTGCTTTTGATGACGCACGTACCGATAACATGATATTTACCAGCGTAGATCCGAGACTTAGCGGACAGTTAACGGTTGCTAATGCCGATACAATTCCTGAATATTATAAAATAAGAGCAATTAATTTTTTTCTCCAAAAATCCAACAATGCAAAAGGAAATCAAACTGAAATCAATAAATATGTTGGCGAAGCATATTTCTTTCGTGCTTGGTATTATTTTGAGTTGGTGAAAAAATATGGTGATGTCACGTGGGTCAATCAATTGTTGAGTTCCGAAGATGAATCCACGTTATTAGCTAGGGATAGTCGTATTATGATCGTAGACTCTATCCTCAACGACCTGAACCGTTCAATCGATCTTTTACCTACAGCATCTACTAATGCGAGTATGCGTGTGCACCGTGATGTGGCTCTGGCATTAAAATCGCGAGTTGGTCTTTATGAAGGAACGTGGCAGCGGTACCATAAATTAAAAGGGACACCATTTGCGAGCACGGAAGCTACAGAAGATAAGATTAAGAGTTATCTGACTCAAGCACGTGATGCCGCCAAGACTATTATAGATGGTAATCGCTGGAAAATATATACCACCGGAAAATTCAATGATGATTATCGCAATATGTTCAATACGGCAAATCTTTCTACAAACAATGAGGTTCTATTATATCGACGCTATAATCCTTCAGAAAATGTCGGTCACGGTGTTTCCAAATATCTATCAACAGGAGGAGGAGATATCGGTTTGACCCAGAGTCTCGTGAGTGATTATTTAACAGCAGATGGGAAACCATTTGTAGGTACACTACAGACCGAAGTGCAAAAAACATACAGCCAAGATTTAAGACCTACAGTTCGTGATCCACGATTGGCACAAACAGCAGTAGTGCCACAGGCACCTTTACGACCTGATGCTGTTGCAGCCAATTTTCCACCGATCAATCAAAGTGGATTCAATCGTTCCACCACAGGTTACCCGATGTACAAATATGTCGAGTACAATAGTCTTCCTGCCGTATCTGATGATGGCATGAGTGCTGCTCCTGTCATTTATTTTCGTTATGCAGAAGTATTGCTCAACTATGCGGAAGCTATAGCTGAACTTAAAGAAGATCCGAGTAAAATTATTGATGCGATACGACCATTGCGTGCACGCGTTAATATGCCTGACATGGACTTCGACCGAGAATATAATACTTCAGTAAACTATCCTTTTGCACAGCTAGACAAATATATACAAGCAGTGAGAAGAGAAAGACGTGTTGAACTCGTAGCTGAAGGTCAGCGCTTGCAAGATATTTTCCGTTGGGCAGCTGCTGATCAACTGATCGTTGGCAAAAGACCTTTAGGTATCCTTTTTACGGGAAGCAATATTGCGCAAGAAAACAGCAGTGCAGGTTTTTACAAAGACAATCTTTTATACTATGACACAGCACCAACAGGAAAAAATGTCAATTTCTTCCTTTCAGGTAATCCTGGTGATGCTACACGCTACATGGATCCTTACAAAGCAGTATTGCCAAGTGGCTATCGATTTAGAGTCGATCGAGATTACTTACTTCCCATCCAGCAACGGATGATCGAATTGACAAATGGTAAATGGAAACAAAACCCAAACTGGTAA